The Clarias gariepinus isolate MV-2021 ecotype Netherlands chromosome 3, CGAR_prim_01v2, whole genome shotgun sequence DNA window TGAAGTGCTGACAACCACCATCATTCtatttatgttgtgtgtgtgtgtgtgtgtgtgtgtgtgtgtgtgtgtgtgtgtctttattgcAGTGAAAGAAGCAGCACAAGCAGCACAAGCGGCAGCGAAAGGACTTCATACACTATCATTAAAATGATGATAGTAATGAGAAAATCAGAAAAGTTTAAAAGAACTGCGGTGTACAaatacaaccacacacacacatgcacacacacacaaatacatcagccataacattaacactgacAATCAGTTCAATACGAGTAAACAGGTGACGAATTCTGTGCAACCAAGATTCATTCATGCTTGTGAGGAGCAAAGGCCAGTCTGTACAGTCCGATCTTACAATAACTCCAATGCagctcaaattgctgaaaaaaaaaaagaatattggcTGTGAtcgaaaggtatcagaacactccATACATCACAGCTTGCTGTTTATGGAGCTCCGCAGGCAGAGACTTCAAGGTTGTTaacccagcctccaaattccccagatatcAATCCGATCGATCATCCATGGAACGTTCTGGGCAAATAAGTCTTATCCATGAAGACTCCAACTTTCAACTTGTAGCACTTAATGAACCTTCTGCCTTAAGGGAGGTTAAGGAGTCACACCGTgaggggtcagagctgttttattgacctacacaatattgggcttaatgatttaaggttttaatattatggctgatcgctgtgtatgtatgtatgtgtgtatacattaaTAAGGACTATTTTCGAGGACAAGCTTGATTGTGTAAGAAGTTACAACACAACAGGTTATTGAAAAAATGGGATATTTATGCATTCTCAGTGCTAAGCCGGTAAACCGATGCTCGTAGAGCAGATTGTCTTCTCCAGTGTAGCGAAATGACCATGCATAAAAAGTTACTTAAAGAtactaaataaatcaataaataaatttattaatatattgtgtTGTAATTTTTGATGTCAGATGGAATGAAATATTAAgatgtcaaaaaataaataactacttTATCAAAATGGAgcatcaggattttttttcttaataagcAATGTAACGATGTATTAACAGCAGGAAATACCAAAAACATCACAGTTGCTGATTATTATGTAATATCATCTCTATGCTGCGtctctgtgtgtacagtatacctCTCTTGTTGTTAAAGTTTTCGGGCAACCTGGTTTGCCATTCTTGTTTTCCTTTATTAATGCACATGCTTCTGCTAACCTCAGCCAGTAAATTCACCAGGGGCTTTCACGTGTGAGTAACAGATTACTGAGAGCATTCTACTAAAGTTATGCCGTTCATTACACAAGAAAAGCTCTGAACACTGAAATTTTGTAAAGAAAttttaggaaataaagaaaaatagaacACGATTTGTCGACCGTTTTTATTTCTTGAATTATAATATATAGTTAAATGACATCATACATGCATTAAACAACACGTCCAGAATTTAACGGACACCTGACcctgatttacacacacaacgGAAAATATCTTGTACAAAACATTGTACAAGATTTCGTGATTTTGTTCACAGATGATTCGGGAGACTGCATGTACGGTACAGATGCTGCAGTTTATATTCACTTATATTCCAAATCATTACTGTGTACAGAGTCacatgggaggcctggagcctatgagTGAATGAattctcttttttccttctttggtAAATGAGAATAATATTAGCCGATTCCCGATCTactccagtaggtggcggtaatgaACCAATACATAATTTGTACCGCCATAAAACACCACGAAGAAGAATTGACACCCTGACTACGCGGACGAAGAAGAAAGCGGAATGTTAATAAACAACCAAaacattcttatttatttatttatctctcaAATGTATGACCCAGCTCACGTTCAACATTTAAatactttgttaaaaaaaaatttaaacagcaCTGATGGTGCTTAAATAGCACATTTGAGCGGGAGCGGGCACCATTGGATAGTGCAGGATAAATACaccatcaaacaaacaaataaataaatactgttttaccttcactAATTTATCATAAGAATAAAATACTTGGCCAGATTTAGATGTAACTTTAGGatacttgtttgtttggttcACAAGATTTAAGGTTTGATTATTTTCAGACTGTAATGATTGACAGGTGCAGTCATGGAGACAGCCCCGCCCCGTACCGCCCCGCCTCTTACAGTCCCGCGCTCGCGCCGCGTGTCCAGGCATTATAACCTCTTTATCTCTGTCTATAAACTCTCCTGCACTTTGGATATTAACCTGAGTGCATAAAAAGCGCGCAAGATCCCAGCAACTGCTGTCACTCGCAGTGTTGAAGGTAAGAGCTTTCATCTTCCGCTGTAAcattaacttatttaaaaagaaatgttcatAAACAAACTTAAGTAACATTACATATATAAGTGCTATAACATTACACGTTCTGTTTCCTGTTACTAATGGCATGCATTGGAGTTCATGTTTTAATCTGAATAAGCAAACAGTAGCCAGCTGCTAACTGAGTTTTATATCATGCACATTTGATTAGCACGTGCTTAACAAgtctgtattttattattttatatatcatatcataGGCACTGTGAATGCATTCGCCTGGGGATCAGATTTTGATCATTCTCTGCACTTCTGGTTTGTTTGCATGGCTCACACACACCATGCTTGCTGCAGTTGCATCATGCTGAGCCAACAACAGGCCATGTCTGATTCTACAGCTCAGCAGACTTTCAGTATTAAACTTTATAAACTATATATGTTTGGCATTTGTTTGCACTACCAGCCCCTGAGCTGAAATCTGAAATCAGGAGGAGGTGGTAAAGATTCCTTCATACCTGTTGATtcgctctgtctttctgtatgtctTACAATAATTTCAGCAAACTTTTAAAGTCCATGTCCACTCGAAGGACTGTAATCAGTCATCCGAATAGCAAAGAATGTCTTCATAGGCGCCATCGTTTCAGTTTTCCCTTTAATTTAGATTCATGTAAGGATATAAAGACCCTGTTGgcatctttttataaaacatgcCAAGTactttgaaaaacaaaactcaTTACAACCAGCCTGTGATTGATAAATACCAACTGTAAGATTTAAACTCCCATGGATGCCATGACGATGATGAACACTACAGGGGAACTATTACAGATGAGACAAGATCAGGGAAGGAAGCATTAGACTTTTTCAAGGAAGGCTTTAAAAGGCTGGGAAGATGAGAGTGAGACCTACAGGTGGCGTTGATGTAACCTGTTGGATTTTAGCCGCTGTTCaactaagaagaagaagaagaaaactccCCACCCCATGAAGTCACATGAGAGTTTTGCTAAGGTGTCGAATCACATGAAGGTTATATATATGTCTACTAGAGATACACTGCATGCCCAAAAGTTTCTGGACTCCTGACCAGTGTTTCTTTCCCACAGTTGCATTAAATGTCTAACATTCGGCTGTTTCCTTCCAGTAGAACTGAAGAAATGTGGCCTGAAAAATGCTTCTGTGTCACGTCTACTCATAGTTTACTTAAGTGTTCCATGGTATCATGAGCATTTATACTTGTGTGCAGTTACACCCTAAAACCACTAGTTGGCGGTGGGGTTTCTGTGCCAATGTGCTGAGCCTCTtcacctttctctctctttttttttttttttttttttgtgggtaaCAAACAATGGCGAATAAACACCAACTACACGCCAGACCTCCTCAcctaacatcagtgtctgatctAACGCTTCTGTAGCTGAATTGACACAAATTTCTACAGCCACGCTCCAGAATCTAGTGAAAAGGCTTTCCAGAAGAGAGTTAAGTTAACTGTGCAGTAAAAGTTACACatttactgcacagtgaaattctttcttcataCATCCCAGCGTTAccggggtcagagtgcagggtcagccaggatacatgGCTGAGGTGAGGAGATGGGGTTAAGGGTCTTtggtcaagggcccaacagtggcaatctggtggagctggggtttgaacccccaaccttctgaCCAGTAACTCCGTGCCTtggccctctgagccaccactgcctcaAGTGCAGGTTGATATCAGAGGAATCTGAAATGGGTTCTTCAACAACCACTTGTGATGATCAGGTGTTTTATATACTTTTGTCCAAATAGTGTAAGTGTGGGACATTAGTCACATAAAATCTCACTTTAACTAATTCTGGTGGGATTTtcccttttaaaaatgtttaatcctttttttttttttctcagcttaTTTGAGGCATATTTAAAAGTTGaacattgaaaaacaaagtttaagaTTGTCTCAGACCTTTGAGAACATACTGTTCTTTGTTGATTGAACTTGTTTTAGATAAAGAACATGGCACACAATGGTTGTTGCGCTGACAAAGAAACGTGGGAGTCTCACAACAGGATGCTGCAGGAACCGCTCAGCACCAACGACCCTGAGGtatgttactgtgtgtgcttaaaaatgtttttttaataaatagcatttaaacaaatattgtgTTTAAATCAAACATTTCAATAGGTCTTTGAGATCATTAGAAAGGAGAAGAAGAGACAGACGAATGGTTTAGAGCTCATCGCGTCAGAGAACTTCACAAGCCGTGCTGTTTTGGAGGCCCTGGGCTCGTGCATGAACAACAAATATTCAGAAGGATATCCTGGCCAAAGGTAAACCTGCCATAAGATACaaagtgtttatttgtgttaaaCATAATGTTGTAATTCTAAACATGAGGTCTTTGCAAAAATCTCATCAGGTACTACGGTGGCACGGAGCATGTGGATGAACTGGAGCGTCTCTGTCAGCAAAGAGCGCTGAAGGTTTACGGTCTGGACCCGGAGAAATGGGGCGTGAACGTGCAGCCTTATTCTGGTAACTTCGGACGGTGTTCCGTGTTATGGACTCTGGTTTTGGTCTGTTGCGTTATGAAGTAACTAATGAACATGTCGTTGTTGTTGTGTTCAGGGTCACCAGCCAACTTCGCCGTGTACACAGCAGTAGTGGAGCCTCACGGGAGGATCATGGGTCTGGATCTCCCTGATGGTGGACACTTGACCCACGGATTCATGacggaaaagaaaaagatttccGCCACCTCGATTTTCTTTGAGTCCATGCCGTACAAGGTTTGTGTTTGTCGAATAGTTAATATTGCTTAACTTTGCTGAAGTCCTCTGATTAGTAAATCAGTTTATCGTTATTACTAGGATGATTCACGTAACATTTGGGTTTTCAGGTCAACCCACAGACTGGTTACATTGATTACGACCGACTGGAGGAAAACGCTCGTCTGTTTCACCCGAAACTCATCATCGCAGGTTCGTGTTGAAGCTGCAACATTTTAGAGGTTTTATCTTTTGTTGGTTGATACAGTTAATGGAATCTATGAatcgtttttttaaataaatattataaataaatgttaaatggtcTTAAAATATATACCATAGTTTTATGGTTagtattttagtttaaaaaagaaaaaaaaaaacttaaatcttcTGCAAGTTTCATCTTTTCACTTTAAGTCTTTTGCTTcttgtaaatttatttaaatgtgtttgatcaaCAACGCaagttacatttttaagattttaatattttgaatcCTTTGAGCATTATAGTGGCTTAGAACAATTCATACAGTAAACTGAGatttattgaaatttgaaatgcaaTATTAAACTAGTAAATGTACCTTTTGTAATGGTTCAATTGGTTAAATGTAAATAGCAAATAACAGCTTaaataatatcattaaaaatatatatttttttatatttattcatcacctcaaacatataaaaaaaaataaacaagcactTAAATCATTGACAAACACGATATAAATACTTTGCACCCTTTTGCAATTAAATATGAATTGTATAAAATCTATGTAAtctagatggaggcagatgatttgctgcagcgacccctgaaagggaacagccgaaagacaaaagaGAAATTGTGCAGTGCTACAGTAAACCTTAGTGCAATGTAACTGAATTAAATTGTAGCCAAAATCGCATACcgacaaatcaaattaaattgaatcggATCAACAGTCTGCCTTTGATTCACAGCTCTAATAACCAGGTAACACAAATTAAATACACTGCTGTCTTTATATGAAACATTTCTGatacaactgaaacaaagagaTCTCAATTTTCAACTTattaagacatttatttaaaaaaaatgtgaaagtgtTCAAGCTCTTACTAAAGTCGCTCACAAGGTCTCAAGCACGCGGATGTTAATAATCACACAGCTCTCTGTAGCTCTAGATGTGTTTTGGAATCACGCTCCCCAGTTGCTGTGAAGATTTCTTTATTCTGTATTAACTCAAAAAGAaaaggataaataaatacagagtagtgtttcctttgtgtgtgtgcgcgcgcgcatgcCTTATAGCTGTATGTTTGCGGTATTAGCACCAGTATTTTGTACATCACCGCTCGCTATCAGCATCGGCGTTTACAGGAAAGCTGAATACTAGACTTTAAGAGGAGAATCTTTCATCTCCTGCTGAGTGTAAAAATCTGTGCAGCGTCTCGCGAAAGCTAATGGTTCAGTTTaaaggttttacattttatgtaatatAAGCAGTGTTTATGATGAATAGCTGacttgttattgtgtgtgtttctgtgtaattCTCACAGGTACCAGTTGCTACTCGCGTAACCTGGATTACAGTCGCCTGCGTAAGATCGCGGATGAGAATGGGGCGTACCTGCTGGCGGACATGGCACACATTAGTGGCCTCATTGCAGCCGGAGTGATCCCGTCCCCCTTCGAACACTGCGATATCGTTTCCACAACTACACATAAGACCCTGAGAGGCTGCAGAGCTGGGATCATCTTTTACAGAAAAGGTTGGAAAAATACATTCATATTCTCTACGTTCATGGTTGGAGTCTGTTTTGTGCTGTTTGTCTGTGTTAGATTAGTCTCGGTGTGTGAACATGTTGCTTGTTAGGTGTGCGCAGTGTGGATGCCAAAACAGGGAAGGAGACCCTTTATAACCTGGAGAGTTTGATCAACCAGGCTGTGTTTCCTGGGCTGCAGGGAGGACCTCATAACCACGCCATTGCAGGTAAGCAGTTTTTGTCTCTCTTAACTTACTGATCATTTGAATTTTGATCAATACCTCAATGTGAAAGGGATTTTAGCTTTTTTAAGGCTACTTTCAAAAGGGCCCAAGCACTGACACCGGTACAACTTGAGTCCATTTGAAAAGGTGGTCTCGGGCACAG harbors:
- the shmt1 gene encoding serine hydroxymethyltransferase, cytosolic — protein: MAHNGCCADKETWESHNRMLQEPLSTNDPEVFEIIRKEKKRQTNGLELIASENFTSRAVLEALGSCMNNKYSEGYPGQRYYGGTEHVDELERLCQQRALKVYGLDPEKWGVNVQPYSGSPANFAVYTAVVEPHGRIMGLDLPDGGHLTHGFMTEKKKISATSIFFESMPYKVNPQTGYIDYDRLEENARLFHPKLIIAGTSCYSRNLDYSRLRKIADENGAYLLADMAHISGLIAAGVIPSPFEHCDIVSTTTHKTLRGCRAGIIFYRKGVRSVDAKTGKETLYNLESLINQAVFPGLQGGPHNHAIAGVAVALKQALTPEFKVYQTQVLANCKALAAALMEKGYKIVTGGSDTHLILLDLRPNGTDGGRAEKVLEACAIACNKNTCPGDKSALRPSGLRFGSPALTSRGLVEEDFRVVAEYIHKCIQLTVEIQTNMNPKATLKEFKETLAQDEKYQKRMAEIREEVEAFAGKFPMPGLPEL